The proteins below come from a single Rhizobium tropici CIAT 899 genomic window:
- a CDS encoding lytic murein transglycosylase codes for MRFTKSGMAALVAGGLLLGMPLAANAASCGNTSAGFENWVQEFKREAQGQGVSPSTLDRAFADVHYNQPTIRADRGQKSFKLSFEEFMKKRGGQTIINRGKSMKQANAALFAKIEKRFGVPPGPIIAIWGMETGFGSYMGDQHTLSAVSTLAYDCRRSAFFTEQLYAALKLVGEGYLSPSARGAAHGEIGQTQFMPKNVVLYGVDEDGNGRVDLVGSRADALASTANFLRGHGWQPGAGYQPGESNFSAIAGWNDAKVYQQAIAYIGQQIDGK; via the coding sequence CGGGTTGCTGCTCGGAATGCCGCTTGCGGCAAATGCCGCCTCTTGCGGTAACACTTCCGCCGGATTCGAGAACTGGGTGCAGGAATTCAAGCGGGAAGCGCAGGGACAGGGCGTCAGCCCCTCGACCCTCGACAGGGCCTTCGCCGACGTTCATTACAACCAGCCCACCATCCGTGCCGACCGCGGCCAGAAGAGCTTCAAGCTTTCCTTCGAGGAATTCATGAAGAAGCGCGGCGGGCAGACGATCATCAATCGTGGCAAGAGCATGAAGCAGGCCAATGCTGCACTGTTTGCCAAGATCGAGAAGCGTTTCGGCGTTCCCCCAGGCCCGATCATCGCGATCTGGGGCATGGAAACCGGCTTCGGCAGCTATATGGGCGACCAGCATACGCTTTCGGCGGTCTCAACCCTTGCGTATGATTGCCGTCGTTCCGCATTCTTTACCGAGCAGCTCTACGCCGCCCTGAAGCTCGTCGGCGAAGGCTATCTCAGCCCATCAGCCCGAGGCGCCGCCCATGGCGAAATCGGCCAGACGCAGTTCATGCCGAAGAACGTGGTCCTCTACGGCGTCGATGAAGATGGCAACGGCAGGGTCGATCTTGTGGGATCGCGAGCAGACGCACTCGCCTCGACCGCCAATTTCCTGCGCGGCCATGGCTGGCAGCCGGGTGCCGGTTACCAACCTGGCGAGTCGAATTTCTCCGCTATCGCCGGCTGGAACGACGCAAAGGTCTATCAGCAGGCAATCGCCTATATCGGCCAGCAGATCGACGGCAAGTAA
- a CDS encoding carbonic anhydrase has protein sequence MSSFPDTLLNGYRNFMSGRYVDERERYRTLAELGQNPSTLVIACSDSRSAPEIIFDAGPGELFVIRNVANMVPPYEPDSNFHATSAALEFAVLSLKVSDIVVMGHGRCGGIRAALDPNAEPLSPGDFIGRWMGLLKPAAEQIQSNDIMTQTERQTALERISIRNSLDNLRSFPEIRAREEEGKLNLHGAWFDISTGELWVMDPATRDFIRPEI, from the coding sequence ATGAGCAGCTTTCCCGACACCCTTCTGAACGGTTATCGCAACTTCATGAGCGGGCGTTACGTCGATGAGCGCGAACGCTACCGCACTCTCGCCGAGCTCGGCCAAAACCCATCGACCCTCGTGATTGCCTGCAGTGACTCCCGCTCGGCGCCGGAGATCATCTTCGACGCAGGGCCTGGCGAGCTCTTCGTCATCCGTAACGTCGCCAATATGGTGCCGCCCTACGAGCCGGACAGCAATTTCCATGCGACTTCGGCAGCGCTCGAATTCGCGGTTTTGTCGCTGAAAGTGTCGGATATCGTCGTCATGGGTCACGGCCGCTGCGGGGGTATCCGCGCTGCGCTCGACCCCAATGCCGAACCACTGTCGCCGGGCGATTTTATCGGCCGATGGATGGGATTGCTGAAGCCGGCGGCCGAACAGATCCAGAGCAACGACATCATGACGCAGACCGAGCGTCAGACTGCTCTGGAGCGCATTTCGATCCGCAATTCGCTCGACAATCTCCGCAGTTTTCCGGAGATCAGGGCGCGCGAGGAAGAAGGCAAGCTTAATCTGCACGGTGCCTGGTTTGATATTTCGACCGGTGAACTCTGGGTCATGGACCCGGCGACGCGCGATTTCATCCGCCCCGAGATTTAA
- a CDS encoding DUF1013 domain-containing protein, with the protein MAQQLLMPKATAIWLVDNTALSFDQIAQFCKLHPLEVKAIADGEAAQGIKGLDPISTGQLTRDEIARAEANPNHKLKLSEPKVRVPESKRRGPRYTPVSKRQDRPNAILWLVRNHPELKDAQISRLVGTTKSTIEQIRDRTHWNAANLTPMDPVTLGLCSQIDLDMEVEKASKGRPLPTAAELGATLQPAQETEKLGFSYEREEEKEKEIDADAVFAKLKSLKSTSRDDDEDDQF; encoded by the coding sequence ATGGCTCAACAATTGCTCATGCCGAAGGCAACTGCCATCTGGCTTGTCGACAATACGGCCTTGTCATTCGACCAGATCGCGCAGTTCTGCAAGCTGCATCCGCTCGAAGTGAAGGCCATTGCCGATGGCGAAGCAGCGCAGGGCATCAAGGGCCTCGACCCGATCTCGACCGGCCAGCTGACCCGCGATGAAATCGCCCGCGCCGAAGCCAACCCGAACCACAAGCTGAAGCTTTCCGAGCCGAAGGTCCGCGTGCCGGAATCCAAGCGCCGCGGCCCGCGTTACACGCCGGTCTCCAAGCGTCAGGACCGTCCGAACGCCATCCTGTGGCTGGTGCGCAACCATCCGGAACTGAAGGATGCGCAGATTTCCCGTCTGGTCGGCACCACCAAGTCGACCATCGAGCAGATCCGCGACCGCACGCACTGGAACGCAGCCAATCTGACACCGATGGACCCGGTCACGCTCGGCCTCTGCAGCCAGATCGATCTCGACATGGAAGTCGAAAAGGCCTCGAAGGGGCGTCCGCTGCCGACCGCCGCCGAGCTCGGCGCAACCCTGCAGCCGGCTCAGGAAACCGAAAAGCTCGGCTTCAGCTATGAGCGTGAAGAAGAGAAGGAAAAGGAAATCGACGCCGACGCCGTTTTTGCCAAGCTGAAGTCGCTGAAGTCGACCAGCCGCGACGACGACGAAGACGACCAGTTCTAA
- the acs gene encoding acetate--CoA ligase, whose protein sequence is MSEKVHPVTKAAKAHALIDKAKYQKWYEQSVQDPDKFWGKHGKRIDWFKPFTKVKNTSFTGKVSIKWFEDGVTNVSYNCIDRHLKKHGDRVAFIWEGDNPYIDKKITYNELYEQVCRLANVLKKHGVKKGDRVTIYMPMIPEAAYAMLACARIGAVHSVVFGGFSPEALAGRIVDCVSTVVITCDEGVRGGKSIPLKENTDKAVQIAAKQQVAVKTVIAVRRTGGKVGWEPGRDVWYHEEIAKVKADCPPAKMKAEDPLFILYTSGSTGKPKGVLHTTAGYLVYAAMTHEYVFDYHPGDIYWCTADVGWVTGHSYIVYGPLANAATSLMFEGVPNYPDQGRFWDVIDKHKVNIFYTAPTAIRSLMGAGDHFVKRASRSSLRILGTVGEPINPEAWEWYYKVVGDSRCPIVDTWWQTETGGHMITPLPGATDLKAGSATLPFFGVQPELVDNEGNVLEGAADGNLVIADSWPGQMRTVYGDHERFIQTYFSTYKGKYFTGDGCRRDEDGYYWITGRVDDVLNVSGHRLGTAEVESALVSHKHVSEAAVVGYPHSIKGQGIYCYVTLMVGMEGTEALRQELVKHVRAEIGPIASPDKIQFTPGLPKTRSGKIMRRILRKIAEDDFGALGDTSTLADPAVVDDLIANRQNKADAA, encoded by the coding sequence ATGTCGGAGAAGGTTCATCCTGTGACGAAGGCGGCCAAGGCGCATGCTTTGATCGACAAGGCGAAGTACCAGAAATGGTATGAGCAGAGTGTTCAGGATCCCGACAAGTTCTGGGGCAAGCACGGCAAGCGGATCGACTGGTTCAAGCCCTTCACCAAGGTGAAGAACACGTCGTTCACCGGCAAGGTCTCGATCAAATGGTTCGAGGATGGCGTCACCAACGTCTCTTATAATTGCATCGACCGCCATCTGAAGAAGCATGGCGATCGCGTCGCCTTCATCTGGGAAGGCGACAATCCCTATATCGACAAGAAGATCACCTATAACGAGCTCTACGAGCAGGTTTGCCGGCTGGCGAATGTCTTGAAGAAGCACGGCGTCAAGAAGGGCGACCGCGTCACCATCTACATGCCGATGATCCCGGAAGCGGCCTATGCGATGCTCGCCTGCGCCCGCATCGGCGCGGTACATTCGGTCGTCTTCGGTGGCTTCTCGCCGGAAGCGCTTGCCGGTCGTATCGTCGATTGCGTCTCGACCGTCGTCATCACCTGCGATGAAGGTGTGCGTGGCGGAAAATCGATCCCGCTGAAGGAAAACACCGATAAGGCCGTTCAGATCGCGGCCAAGCAGCAGGTTGCGGTCAAGACCGTGATCGCCGTGCGTCGCACCGGCGGCAAGGTCGGCTGGGAGCCCGGCCGCGATGTCTGGTATCACGAGGAAATCGCCAAGGTGAAGGCGGATTGCCCGCCGGCGAAGATGAAGGCGGAAGATCCGCTGTTCATCCTCTATACCTCTGGCTCGACGGGCAAGCCGAAGGGCGTGCTGCACACGACGGCCGGCTATCTCGTCTATGCGGCAATGACGCACGAATATGTATTCGACTATCATCCCGGTGATATCTACTGGTGCACGGCCGATGTCGGCTGGGTGACCGGCCATTCCTACATCGTCTACGGGCCGCTTGCGAATGCCGCGACCTCGCTGATGTTCGAAGGCGTGCCGAACTATCCCGACCAGGGCCGCTTCTGGGATGTGATCGACAAGCACAAGGTCAATATCTTCTACACCGCGCCAACGGCGATCCGCTCGCTGATGGGCGCCGGCGATCATTTCGTCAAGCGCGCCTCGCGCTCCAGCCTGCGTATCCTCGGCACGGTCGGCGAACCCATCAATCCGGAAGCCTGGGAATGGTATTACAAGGTGGTCGGCGACAGCCGCTGCCCGATCGTCGATACCTGGTGGCAGACGGAAACCGGCGGCCACATGATCACGCCGCTTCCGGGCGCAACCGATCTCAAGGCTGGTTCGGCAACGCTGCCCTTCTTCGGCGTGCAGCCTGAGCTGGTCGACAATGAGGGCAATGTGCTGGAAGGGGCGGCCGACGGCAATCTCGTCATCGCGGACAGCTGGCCCGGCCAGATGCGCACCGTCTATGGCGACCATGAGCGCTTCATCCAGACCTACTTCTCCACCTATAAGGGCAAGTATTTCACCGGCGACGGCTGCCGCCGTGACGAGGACGGCTATTACTGGATCACCGGCCGCGTCGATGACGTGCTCAACGTCTCTGGCCACCGCCTCGGCACGGCCGAAGTGGAATCGGCGCTGGTGTCGCACAAACATGTCTCGGAAGCCGCCGTTGTCGGCTATCCGCATTCCATCAAAGGCCAGGGCATTTATTGCTATGTGACGCTGATGGTCGGGATGGAAGGCACCGAAGCGCTGCGGCAGGAGCTGGTGAAGCATGTCCGCGCCGAAATCGGCCCGATCGCCTCGCCGGACAAGATCCAGTTCACCCCCGGCCTGCCGAAAACCCGCTCCGGCAAGATCATGCGCCGCATCCTGCGCAAGATCGCCGAGGATGATTTCGGCGCGCTTGGCGATACCTCGACGCTCGCCGATCCGGCTGTCGTCGATGATCTGATCGCCAATAGGCAAAACAAGGCGGACGCGGCGTAA
- a CDS encoding DUF1674 domain-containing protein — protein MQTADNDNKLDTETGEITRKPLSPAAKRALAEAEERRKAQAEAELPPEIGGRGGSDPARFGDWEINGRAIDF, from the coding sequence ATGCAGACAGCCGATAACGACAACAAACTCGACACCGAAACCGGTGAAATCACGCGCAAGCCGCTTTCGCCCGCTGCGAAGCGCGCCCTTGCCGAAGCCGAGGAGCGCCGCAAGGCTCAGGCAGAAGCCGAGCTTCCCCCCGAAATCGGCGGCCGCGGCGGCTCTGATCCCGCCCGCTTCGGCGACTGGGAAATCAACGGCCGGGCGATCGATTTTTGA
- the htpX gene encoding zinc metalloprotease HtpX gives MNLMRTAMLLAFMTALFMGVGFLIGGQSGMLIAFVVAAGMNFFSYWNSDRMVLSTYGAQEVDERSAPEFYRIVRDLARNAGLPMPKVYLYDSPQPNAFATGRNPENAAVAASTGLLHALTPEEVAGVMAHELAHVQNRDTLTMTITATLAGAISMLGNFAFFFGGRRDNNNPLGMVGVLVAMIVAPLAAMLVQMAISRTREYSADRRGAEICGNPLWLASALGKIARGAAHIPNEEAEGHPATAHMFIINPLSGERMDNLFSTHPNTENRIAALHEMARYGGGGASPMTPSSGSSSGFGSTGPSFTANPGRKSRSVPNTGRGGSQPPKGPWS, from the coding sequence ATGAATCTCATGCGTACTGCCATGCTGCTTGCCTTCATGACCGCGCTCTTCATGGGCGTCGGCTTTCTGATCGGCGGTCAATCGGGCATGCTGATCGCATTTGTCGTCGCTGCCGGCATGAATTTCTTTTCCTACTGGAATTCCGACCGGATGGTCCTGTCAACCTATGGTGCGCAGGAGGTGGATGAGCGCAGCGCGCCGGAATTCTACCGCATCGTCCGCGATCTAGCCCGCAATGCCGGCCTGCCGATGCCGAAAGTCTATCTCTACGACAGCCCGCAGCCGAACGCCTTTGCCACGGGCCGTAATCCGGAAAATGCCGCCGTTGCCGCGTCCACCGGCCTGCTTCATGCGCTGACACCGGAGGAAGTGGCTGGCGTGATGGCGCACGAGCTTGCCCATGTGCAGAACCGCGACACACTGACCATGACGATCACCGCGACCCTCGCAGGCGCCATTTCCATGCTCGGCAATTTTGCCTTCTTCTTCGGCGGCCGCCGCGACAACAACAATCCGCTTGGGATGGTTGGCGTTCTCGTCGCCATGATTGTCGCCCCTCTGGCTGCCATGCTGGTGCAGATGGCGATCAGCCGCACGCGCGAATATTCGGCCGACCGCCGCGGCGCGGAAATCTGCGGCAATCCGTTGTGGCTCGCCTCGGCGCTCGGCAAGATCGCCCGCGGCGCGGCGCATATTCCGAACGAAGAGGCCGAAGGCCATCCGGCAACGGCGCATATGTTCATCATCAATCCGCTCTCCGGTGAGCGCATGGACAACCTGTTTTCCACCCATCCGAATACGGAAAACCGCATCGCCGCGCTGCATGAAATGGCCCGTTACGGCGGCGGTGGCGCCTCGCCGATGACGCCGTCTTCTGGCTCATCTTCCGGCTTTGGCTCGACGGGACCGTCCTTCACTGCTAATCCGGGGCGCAAATCGCGCTCCGTACCGAATACGGGTCGCGGTGGTTCGCAACCGCCGAAGGGTCCCTGGTCTTGA
- a CDS encoding RsmB/NOP family class I SAM-dependent RNA methyltransferase has translation MSSDTKNNASNRDGKRSGKRPQPARQPDTSPPKPGLAARAAASKILGAVLDRKTSLDGMLDVEGGSAAYTTLSDGDRALVRAILNSALRHLPRIEAAISSLLDSPLPEGARALHHVLVVGATQILYLDVPDHSAVDLAVEQANRDPRNRRFAKLVNAILRRIGREKQEILEQIAKVPAMPDWFLSRLKAAYGTPAALRISDTQLEPAAIDLTIKSDPEGWAKRLNGVVLPTGGVRLAAFEGSIPSLEGFEDGEWWVQDAAASIPAKLFGSLAGKRVVDLCAAPGGKTAQLILAGAKVTALDQSANRLKRLSGNLTRLGFEAETVVADMSKYRPEELFDAALLDAPCSSTGTTRRHPDVLWTKGPEDIAKLAALQERLLRHALTLVKPGGVVVFSNCSLDPEEGEDLVARLLADTENVERVPIAAGDWPGLETAISPLGAFRTTPDMLPLSDGFASGLDGFFAVVLRRSY, from the coding sequence TTGAGTTCTGACACGAAAAATAACGCTTCCAACAGAGACGGAAAACGATCGGGCAAGCGGCCACAGCCAGCTCGACAACCTGATACGTCTCCGCCGAAGCCGGGCCTTGCGGCCCGCGCGGCTGCGTCGAAGATCCTGGGAGCCGTGCTCGACCGCAAGACCTCGCTCGACGGCATGCTTGATGTCGAAGGCGGGAGCGCCGCCTATACGACGCTCAGCGATGGCGACCGGGCGCTCGTGCGGGCTATCTTGAACAGCGCGCTGCGCCACCTGCCGCGCATCGAGGCGGCGATCTCGTCGCTGCTGGATTCTCCACTGCCGGAAGGCGCCCGCGCGCTACATCATGTGCTCGTCGTCGGCGCGACGCAGATCCTCTATCTCGACGTGCCGGATCATTCCGCCGTCGATCTTGCCGTTGAGCAGGCCAACCGCGATCCCCGCAATCGCCGTTTCGCCAAGCTGGTCAACGCCATACTCCGCCGCATCGGCCGCGAGAAGCAGGAGATTCTCGAGCAGATCGCGAAGGTGCCGGCCATGCCGGATTGGTTCCTGTCCCGCCTGAAAGCTGCTTATGGCACCCCTGCGGCGCTCAGGATCTCCGACACGCAGCTCGAGCCGGCGGCGATCGACCTTACGATCAAATCCGATCCTGAGGGTTGGGCAAAACGCCTGAATGGCGTAGTGCTGCCGACTGGCGGCGTGCGGCTTGCCGCGTTCGAAGGGTCCATTCCCTCGCTGGAAGGCTTCGAGGATGGCGAGTGGTGGGTTCAGGATGCTGCCGCCAGCATTCCGGCCAAACTTTTCGGTTCGCTGGCCGGCAAGCGGGTCGTGGACCTCTGTGCCGCGCCCGGCGGCAAGACGGCGCAGCTCATTCTCGCCGGCGCCAAGGTGACGGCTCTCGATCAATCCGCCAATCGCCTGAAGAGACTGTCCGGCAATCTGACGCGCCTCGGCTTCGAGGCCGAAACCGTCGTTGCCGATATGAGCAAATACCGGCCCGAAGAGCTTTTCGACGCCGCTCTGCTCGACGCTCCCTGCTCCTCGACAGGAACGACGCGCCGCCATCCGGACGTGCTCTGGACCAAGGGGCCGGAGGATATCGCCAAGCTCGCCGCCCTGCAGGAGCGCCTGCTTCGCCATGCCCTGACGCTTGTCAAACCGGGCGGCGTAGTCGTGTTTTCCAACTGCTCGCTCGATCCTGAAGAGGGAGAAGATCTGGTCGCGCGTCTGCTTGCCGACACGGAGAATGTCGAGCGCGTACCGATCGCTGCTGGCGACTGGCCGGGTCTGGAAACGGCGATTTCCCCGCTTGGGGCTTTCCGCACCACGCCGGACATGCTGCCGCTTTCCGACGGCTTTGCCTCCGGTCTCGACGGCTTCTTTGCCGTCGTGCTTCGCCGCAGCTATTAA
- a CDS encoding heparinase II/III family protein: MREAWRRMSRRAALTRLRLTRHTMRVPERLIVAPTDLRSVDPFFVEELLNGRILLAGRVLETQGASPFSLELPSLAFAARLHNFRWLRHLRAEKSDQASAAARSILTDWIAVHGRRLHGLAWSPDIAAQRLIALLSHSPVLLQGTDSGFYRRFMRMLVFHVRFLRRIVASSPDGITRFRVRIALAMASVAMPSSSLALKRAGQALDREIDRQILQDGGHISRNPRASLELLLDLLPLRQTYVNLGHDVPVRLIPGIDRMYPALRFFRHQDGDLALFNGATSTLANELMSVLRYDETAGQAFKALPHTKYHRLTAGQAVVIIDAGAAASTDLSRTAHAGCLSFEMSSGKTRFIINSGAPEFAGDRFMQAARATAAHSTVTLNDTSSCQFSKSKSLGPIMVSGIKKVIVERAETEDGRDYVRAAHDGYLSTFGYVHEREISLNASGTIVAGRDRLFMPEGKKNKPKGEGIASARFHIHPSISLLQTETDSALLIAPDGETWVFSSPGNEVLVAEDIFFADPSGMRSSDQLEIVFRITEKPEIRWFLSHRP, from the coding sequence ATGCGGGAAGCATGGCGGCGGATGTCGCGCCGCGCGGCGTTGACGCGATTGCGTCTCACCCGCCACACGATGCGTGTGCCGGAACGCCTGATCGTGGCACCCACCGATCTGCGCAGCGTCGATCCCTTTTTCGTCGAAGAACTTCTGAATGGCCGCATCCTGCTGGCCGGACGGGTTCTGGAAACGCAGGGCGCATCGCCCTTCTCGCTCGAACTGCCATCGCTGGCCTTTGCCGCCCGGCTGCATAATTTCCGTTGGCTGCGGCATTTGCGAGCGGAAAAGAGCGATCAGGCCTCAGCCGCGGCGCGGTCGATCCTCACCGATTGGATTGCCGTTCACGGCCGCCGGCTGCATGGCCTTGCCTGGTCGCCCGATATAGCGGCGCAGCGGCTGATCGCGCTTTTGTCGCATTCGCCCGTGCTTTTGCAGGGCACGGATAGCGGTTTTTATCGCCGTTTCATGCGCATGCTGGTTTTCCACGTGCGCTTTCTGCGCCGGATCGTTGCGTCGTCACCGGATGGCATCACCCGGTTCCGGGTGCGCATTGCGCTTGCCATGGCCTCGGTCGCCATGCCGAGCAGTTCCCTCGCGCTGAAGCGGGCGGGGCAGGCGCTCGACCGGGAGATAGACCGGCAGATTCTGCAGGATGGGGGTCACATCTCCCGCAATCCGCGCGCATCGCTGGAGCTGCTGCTCGATCTGCTGCCGTTGCGCCAGACCTACGTCAATCTCGGCCATGACGTGCCGGTGCGGCTGATCCCCGGTATCGATCGCATGTATCCGGCACTGCGCTTCTTCCGCCACCAGGATGGCGATCTGGCGCTGTTCAACGGCGCGACATCGACACTCGCCAACGAGCTGATGTCGGTGCTGCGCTATGACGAGACGGCCGGTCAGGCCTTCAAGGCGCTGCCGCATACCAAGTATCACCGTTTGACGGCCGGTCAGGCCGTCGTCATCATCGATGCCGGGGCTGCAGCTTCGACCGATCTCAGCCGCACTGCGCATGCCGGCTGTCTCTCCTTCGAGATGTCGTCGGGCAAGACGCGCTTCATCATCAATTCCGGCGCGCCCGAATTCGCAGGCGATCGCTTCATGCAGGCGGCGCGGGCGACTGCGGCGCATTCCACCGTCACGCTCAATGACACCTCCTCCTGCCAGTTTTCCAAATCGAAATCGCTTGGGCCGATCATGGTCAGCGGCATCAAGAAGGTCATCGTCGAGCGGGCCGAGACCGAAGACGGGCGCGACTATGTGCGCGCCGCGCATGACGGCTATCTCTCCACCTTCGGCTATGTCCATGAGCGCGAAATCAGCCTCAATGCGTCAGGCACGATCGTCGCCGGCCGCGACCGGCTCTTCATGCCGGAGGGCAAGAAGAACAAGCCGAAGGGCGAAGGCATCGCCTCCGCACGCTTCCATATCCACCCCTCCATCAGCCTTTTGCAGACGGAAACGGATTCCGCGCTGCTGATCGCGCCGGACGGAGAGACCTGGGTCTTCTCCTCACCCGGCAACGAGGTGCTTGTGGCGGAGGATATCTTCTTTGCCGATCCCTCTGGCATGCGCTCTTCCGATCAGCTCGAGATCGTCTTCCGGATCACGGAAAAGCCGGAAATCCGCTGGTTTTTATCGCATCGGCCATAG
- the purH gene encoding bifunctional phosphoribosylaminoimidazolecarboxamide formyltransferase/IMP cyclohydrolase translates to MAVVSKKIPAPDKVKVKTALLSVFDKTGIVELARALSEQGVRLLSTGGTHKAIAAAGLAVTDVSEVTNFPEIMDGRVKTLHPKVHGGLLAIRDDAEHQAAMKQHGIEGIDLAVINLYPFEDVRKAGGDYPTTVENIDIGGPAMIRASAKNHAYVTTLTDPADYAELLAQLSADAGQTTYDFRKRMAAKAFARTAAYDAMISNWFAEALDIATPRHRVIGGVLREEMRYGENPHQKAAFYLTGENRPGVSTATLIQGKQLSYNNINDTDAAYELVAEFLPEKGPACAIIKHANPCGVATGPSLVEAYKRALACDSTSAFGGIIALNSLLDAATAEEIVKLFTEVIIAPDVTEEAKAIIARKPNLRLLSVGALPDPRAAGLTAKTVSGGLLVQSRDNALVEDMELKVVTKRAPTAQELEDMKFAFRVAKHVKSNAVVYAKDGQTAGIGAGQMSRVDSARIAAIKAEEAAKAMGLAEPLTRGSAVASEAFLPFADGLLSAIAAGATAVIQPGGSMRDQEVIDAANEHNVAMVFTGVRHFRH, encoded by the coding sequence ATGGCCGTCGTTTCCAAGAAAATTCCCGCTCCCGACAAGGTGAAGGTGAAAACCGCACTTCTGTCCGTTTTCGACAAGACCGGCATCGTCGAGCTAGCGCGTGCGCTCAGCGAACAGGGCGTGCGCCTGCTGTCGACCGGCGGCACGCACAAGGCGATTGCCGCGGCTGGCCTTGCCGTGACCGACGTGTCGGAGGTGACGAATTTTCCCGAGATCATGGACGGCCGCGTCAAGACGCTGCATCCAAAGGTGCATGGCGGCCTGCTGGCCATCCGTGACGATGCCGAGCATCAGGCTGCGATGAAGCAGCATGGCATCGAGGGCATCGATCTTGCCGTCATCAACCTCTACCCCTTCGAGGACGTTCGCAAGGCTGGCGGCGATTATCCGACGACGGTGGAGAATATCGACATCGGCGGCCCGGCGATGATCCGCGCTTCGGCCAAGAACCACGCCTATGTGACGACGCTCACCGATCCCGCCGATTATGCCGAGCTGCTGGCACAGCTTTCCGCCGACGCCGGCCAGACGACCTATGATTTCCGCAAGCGCATGGCCGCCAAGGCCTTTGCCCGCACGGCTGCCTATGATGCGATGATCTCCAACTGGTTTGCAGAAGCGCTCGATATCGCCACGCCGCGTCACCGCGTCATCGGCGGCGTTCTGCGCGAGGAGATGCGCTATGGCGAAAACCCGCACCAGAAGGCCGCTTTCTACCTGACCGGCGAAAACCGCCCCGGCGTTTCCACGGCAACGCTCATCCAGGGCAAGCAGCTTTCCTACAACAACATCAACGACACCGACGCGGCCTATGAGCTCGTTGCCGAGTTCCTGCCGGAAAAGGGTCCGGCCTGCGCGATCATCAAGCACGCCAATCCCTGCGGCGTCGCCACCGGCCCAAGCCTTGTCGAAGCCTATAAGCGCGCTCTCGCCTGCGATTCCACCTCGGCCTTCGGCGGCATCATCGCGCTGAATAGCCTGCTCGACGCCGCAACGGCGGAAGAGATCGTCAAGCTCTTCACCGAGGTCATTATTGCGCCTGACGTCACCGAGGAAGCCAAGGCGATCATCGCCCGCAAGCCGAATCTCCGCCTGCTCTCGGTCGGCGCCCTCCCCGATCCGCGCGCAGCTGGCCTTACCGCCAAGACCGTCTCCGGCGGCCTGCTCGTCCAGAGCCGTGACAACGCGCTGGTCGAGGACATGGAGCTCAAGGTCGTCACCAAGCGCGCGCCGACGGCGCAGGAGCTGGAAGACATGAAGTTCGCCTTCCGCGTCGCCAAGCACGTGAAGTCGAACGCCGTCGTCTATGCCAAGGACGGCCAGACGGCGGGTATCGGCGCGGGACAGATGAGCCGTGTCGATTCCGCCCGCATCGCCGCGATCAAGGCCGAGGAAGCCGCCAAGGCCATGGGGCTTGCCGAGCCGCTGACACGCGGCTCCGCCGTCGCTTCCGAAGCCTTCCTGCCCTTCGCCGATGGCCTGCTCTCGGCAATCGCTGCCGGCGCCACCGCCGTCATCCAGCCTGGCGGTTCGATGCGCGATCAGGAAGTGATCGACGCGGCCAACGAGCACAATGTCGCGATGGTCTTTACCGGCGTGCGCCATTTCCGCCATTGA